The DNA window CTCCATGCGGACGAGGAGAATCTGCTCCGTCTTGTTGTTGCCGTGGTGGATCAGGGCCGGCGCGTCATCCTGCGTCAGGTTGTAGAGCCCCGTTTCGATCACCGAATTGGGACGATCGACCACGGAAAACGCCACGCGTTGCGATTGTTTGTCGACGCGCCCTTGCAAGGTGTAGGTGGCGTCGGTCTTGGTGTTGTACATCGTGCCGCTGACGACGCCTTGTTTGTTCACGGCCAACTGCAACACGCGCGTCAGGTCGGTGTCGTCTTTCGAGGTCGAGAGCCCGAAGGTGCCCAGGGGCAACCACTCGGAATCGGCCGCTGCCTGGTCGTCGGCCGGCGGATCGACGGCCGCCAGATCGGCAGCCGACTGCGAGTATTCCTCGGCGCTGCCGACGTCTTCGCCGTCGCACATCACGCGGTTGTCTTGATAGACGACATTGCCGCCGGTGCCATAGTCATAGTAGTAGCCGTTGTCGGACCAGCCATAGCTGGGAAACCACGAGGTGACCGCCGCCCAGGTCGGCACCGTCCACCAATAGCGCCACGGACGATTCATGTAACCGTAGTGCCAGTAGCCGTGGTGGATGGGATGCGACGCCCACCACGAGCCGTTAAACCAGGGCCGGTATGCCGGCAACGTCGTGGCCCAGTTGCGGCGCACGCCGTCGGCCCAACCGTTCCAGTAGCCGGCGCGATCGGGATGCAGGTTGTTCCAGTTGTTGACGTTGAAATTGTTGAAGTGGTTGCCGATCGCCGTGTTCCACTGATTGTTGATCTGGCCGATGCGATCCGGGCCCAGGTTCTGCCAGGGCGGTCGCTGCGCGTTGGGACGCAGGCCGTCCATGCCGAGAAAGTTCCCGAGTTGATCGGGCCGTACCCTGCCGGGCAAAGTCGTCGGCCGACCGACGTCGCCGGGGCGACCTACGCCAGGACGTCCGGTACCGGGTCGCCCTGCTCCCGGCCGATCGATGCCAGGCCGATCCAAGCCGGGTCGATCGCCACCAGGCCGACCGGCACCGGGCACGCGACCGGGCAGCGTCGTGGGACGACCTGCCGGGTTGCCGTTGCCGGGCCGACCGAGGCCATCGCCGCCGCCAAAATGTGGTGCCGAACCGGGACTGGGGCGACGATCCGCTAATGCGCCGCCCGGCTTGGAGGGCCGGGTGGGTGCGGGCAGATTGCCCGGGCGGCTCGGGCGATTTGCACCCAAGTTCCCGCCCGCGAGATTGCCGGCCCCGCCACGTCCGCCGGAGACAGGATGTCCCGGGGGACGAGATTGCGGCCGCGAAACGGGCCGCGTCGTGGGTCGAGACGCGGGGCGAGATGCTGGCCGTGACGCCGGGCGCGGCGCCGGGCGGCCGCCGCCACCCATCCTGGCACCGCCGCCGGCTCGTCCGCCGCCACCCCGTGCGCCGATGGCAAACGCCTGTTCACACATCATTGCAGCGCCAGCGCAGGCGATTGCGGCCAAGGCCAGCGAGCGGAGTTTTGAAGAGCACGTGCTCATGGGGAATCGCCTTCCTGCGAGGGTTGGGCGGGTTCGTTGGCGTTCGCGGTCGGGGCGACACGGCGGACCGTAACCAGCTCAGTGGCCGGGCGCAACTCGCCGTCGAGGTCGATGTCGGTCCATTGCACCTGGAAGGTGTCTTCATCGATCGGCTTGAGCACTTGGGTCGCCGAAGCGGCGCGGCCGTCGGCCAGCGTTCCGGTCCAGTGAATCGCCCAATGGTCTTCCTGCGGAGTCCAGGTGCCTTCGGCCCAGGTTCCGATCGAAGTGAAGACCCAGGTGCGGATCTCGTCACGGCGCGCGTCCCAGGCGATGTATTGCGTGCCTTCCTGCGGACCGTTTTCGGTGGTCAGCGAATAGGTCCGTACGAGCATGCGTCCGTCGGCCGCCCAGGCAAAGGTCGATTGCGTGCTCGTCGCGCTGGCTTCGTCCGCCCAATCGCCGACGAGCCACGCGAGGTCGGTCAACGGATCGGGATCGGTTTCCTCGGCGGCCAGGATCAGCCAGCGATCTTCCTTGCGCTCCAGCTCGGCGAGAAAGGCGCCGGCCGTCTTGTTGCCGCTGCCGTCGTCGGTTTCGGTCGTGCCGCGCACGCGGGCCGAACTGTCGCCGTCGAGCTGCAATTCGGTAATCGTCGCGACGAGCTTCAATTGGGGCTGTTCCTTGAAGATGGCCTCGTAACGGGCTTGAATCTCGCTTCGCCCGTTGAGCTGCAGTCCATCCGCCGGATCGACGTATACGGCGTCTTCGCTCCAGCCGGCAGCGACCGCGGCCGCATCATGTCGATTGACAGCCTCGACGAGCGCGGCGAGCGCCTTGCGCACCGCGGCCGCGTCATCCGAGTCCACGGCGAGCGAACTGCCGATTCCACACGCCAGGGCAAGCGAAACCGCAAGGAGCGACAAACTGCGAGCCAATGTTCGCGTCACGACACGTCTCCCTAACAACCCCCATAAGACGGCTTCAGATTACGCAATCTCAGGACGATTGGTAGCAAAAAACAAAAATTCTCGCGTGCCGGCGTCGGCTGTTGGGGAGATGGTTTTCGGGCACGCAGACCGTTGCCGTCCGTTGCGGACCACAGCGGCTGATGCGAGACTTTGTTCGCATTGTGTTCAAGGACCCGCGCACCGCGAGAACACGACCGATGTCCGGATGGCGTTTGGCGCTGTTGGCTGTTTTGGCGTTTGGTTTAGCTTTCCTGGCCCGCGCTGCGCTGCGACCTGCACCCTCCAAAGGTAGTAGTAGCGAACCCGACGCGGCGACTGTTGCGGCAACTGCAGGCGAAGCTGGTTCGAAGTCATCTCAGGGCGTTCCCAACGCGCCCGCCGCGGGAGGAGCGGCGCCCGAGGGTATGGTGTGGGTCCCCGGCGGCGAGTTCTGGATGGGCTCGGATGATCCGTCGGCCTGGGACGACGAGCGGCCCGCCCACCGTGTTCGAGTCGACGGCTTCTGGATGGATCGCTACGAGATCACCAACGCGCAGTTCGAAAAGTTTGTCGAAGCGACCGGATATCGAACGACCGCGGAACGCGCGCCGAATGTCGAGGAGTTGTTGCGCCAGTCTCCACCAGGCACTCCACCGCCGCCCCCGGAAGTTCTTGTGCCCGGTTCCTTGGTATTCACTCCGCCAGATCATCCGGTGCCGCTCGACGACTATGCGCAGTGGTGGCGCTGGACGCCGGGGGCATCTTGGCGTCATCCCGAGGGGCCAGGCAGCACGCTCGAGGGTCGCCAGCAGCATCCGGTCGTGCAGGTTTCCTGGGACGACTGTCAGGCCTATGCGCGCTGGGCCGAGAAGCAACTGCCGACCGAGGCGCAATGGGAATGTGCGGCGCGCGGCGGTCTGAGCCGGCAGCCATATGTCTGGGGCGATCAACCGCCCAACGACCTGCGCTGCATGGCCAATCTCTGGCAAGGCAGCTTTCCTGACCGGAACTCCGAGGCCGACGGTTATCCTCGGACGGCCCCCGTCGGTTCGTTCGCGGCCAACGGCTACGGGCTGTACGACATGGCCGGCAATGTTTGGGAATGGTGCAACGATTGGTACGATCGCGAGCTGTACCCGCGCCGGGCGGACGCGTTGACGGTCAACCCAGAAGGCCCCGCCGCCAGCAACGATCCGCTGCATCCGTATGAGCAGCGGCGCGCTCAGCGCGGCGGCTCGTTTCTGTGCAACGACAGCTACTGCTCGCGCTATCGGCCCAGCGCGCGGCACGGCTGCACGCCCGACACGGGCATGTCACACGTGGGTTTTCGCTGCGTACGCTTGCCGTAGGTCGCCTCGATGAATTGGATCTATGTTTGGCCGACGTGGCCCCTGGTCGTGTTGCTGCTCGCGTTGATGTTCGTGTGCGACGAGTTGGGGTTTTGGCTGGGACGGAGCCGGCATCGCTGCGAGAACGAGGATTCGCGTCACGTTTCGTCCACGCTCAAGGCCAGTGTGTTCGGCTTGTCGGCCTTGCTCCTGGGGTTCACCTTCTCCATGACGGCCGCGCGCCATGACGTCCGCCGTCGGGTCGTGCTCGACGAGGCCAACGCCCTAGGTACCTGTTATCTGCGCGCGGGCCTACTCGACGGCTCGGCCGGCGAGCCGATCCGCCAGGCGCTCGCCAGCTACCTTGCGGCGCGCCTCCACCAGCATGCGCATGCCCTCGAACCGCAAGTCGTCGAGACCACGAATCGCGAGATTGATGGGCATCTGGACGCGCTATGGCGCGCCGTGAGCGCCGCCGCGAAGGCGAACCAGCAGCTCACGCTCACGAGCATGGTTGTGCCGGCCGCGAACGCGGTCATCGATTTGCACGCGACGCGAACCTGGGCCGTGCGCAATCATGTGCCCCCGGCCGTGCTGGCGCTGCTGGTCACGTGCACGCTTGTCTCGAGCGTCTTGATCGGTCACTCGTCGGGCCAGGTCGAGCGCCGGCACGCGGGCTTGTGGGTCGCCTCGAACGTGCTGTTGGCCCTGGTGTTGTTCGTCGTGCTCGACTTCGACCGGCCTGCCCGCGGCATGGTGCGCGTCGATCATCAGCCGCTCTTCGATCTGCAATTCGCTTGGCAAGCGAGTTCCGGCCGCTAAGATGGGCACAATTGTCGCTCGACAATTGTTCTCAGTTCGGCTCTTGTCATGCTCGGGAGATCGCGCGATGCGAATTCAATCTTTGTCTGCTGCGCTGGTTTGCGTGGCGATCGGCGGTGTCTTGGGCTGGTTTGCCGCCTCCAGTGGAGTCGTGGAACAGCCGATTGCCGCCGGGCCGGTCGCTGGCCTGATAGCGGAACAGCAAGCAGCAAGCAGCCCTGCGCCAACGCAGCAGCCCTGCTGCGATGCGACGCTCGTGGCCATGGTGAACAAGCACAACGCCGTCGTTGCGGCCAATGCCCAGGCGACTGGAAAAAAGCCGAATATCTGCATCATCTGGGGCGACGACATCGGGCTGACGAACATCAGCGCGTACTCCTTGGGGCTGATGGGCTATACCACGACGAACATCGACCGCATCGCCCGCGAAGGGATGATGTTCACCGATTACTACGGCGAGCAGAGCTGCACGGCGGGTCGTGCGTCGTTTCTGACCGGGCAGCACGGGCTGCGCACCGGGCTCACCAAGGTGGGCCTGCCCGGCGCCACCCTGGGCCTGCGCAAGGAAGACCCGACGATCGCCGAGTTGCTCAAGCCGTTGGGCTATGCGACCGGCCAGTTTGGCAAGAACCACCTGGGTGATCGCAACGAATTCCTGCCCACGGTGCATGGGTTCGATGAGTTCTACGGCAACCTTTACCACCTGAACGCCGAGGAAGAGCCGGAGCACCCGGATTATCCGAAGGATCCGGCTTTCCGCGAGAAGTACGGTCCGCGCGGCGTGCTCGATTGCAAGGCGACCGATCAGGACGATCCGACGGTCGATCCGCGGTTCGGCAAGGTCGGCAAACAGGTGATCAAGGATACTGGGCCCCTGACGCGCAAGCGGATGGAAACGATCGACGACGACGTCGCCAACCGCGCGTCCGAATTCATTTCGCGACAGGCCACGGCCGGCAAGCCGTTCTTCGTGTGGGTGAATTTCACGCACATGCATTTCCGCACGCACGTCAAGGCAGAAAGCCGCGGCCAGTCGGGCCCAGGCATGAGCGAATACGTCGACGCGATGATCGATCATGACAAGAACGTCGGCACGGTGCTCAAGGCGCTCGACGACGCGGGTGTCGCCGACAACACGTTCGTGATGTACAGCACCGACAACGGACCGCACATGAACACCTGGCCCGACGGCGCGATGACGCCCTTCCGCAACGAGAAGAACTCGAACTGGGAAGGCGCCTATCGGGTGCCGTGCATCGTCCGATGGCCGGGCAAGATCAAGCCGGGCAAGGTCTCCAACCAGATTGTCGGCCATCACGACTGGTTGCCGACGCTGCTCGCCGTGGCGGGTGATTCGGACGTGGTCGCGCGACTGGCCAAGGGGGCTCAGGTCGGAGAGATGCAATACAAGGTGCATCTCGACGGATTCAACCTTGTGCCCTACCTCACGGGTCAGCAGGAAAAGAGCCCGCGCGAGTCGTTCCTCTATTGCAACGACGACCAGGAGCTGACCTGCCTGCGCTATAACAACTGGAAGTTTGTGTTCATGGAGCAGCGGGCTCCCGGCACTCTGCGCGTCTGGGCCGAGCCGTTTACGACCCTCCGCGTGCCGAAGATTTTCAATATCCGGTTGGACCCATTCGAGCGCGCCGACATCACGTCGAACACCTATTACGACTGGATGATCGACCGCGCCTTCATGCTGGTGCCGGCACAGGATTACGTCGCCAAGTTCTTGATGACCTTCCGAGAGTTTCCGCAGCGCCAGAAGGCGGCGTCCTTCAACCTGGACGAGGTCCTGGATTCGCTGCAGAAGCCTCAGCAGCACTGAACGCGAGCGCTCATCGTGCGCGGCGGCTGGCCGAAAGCGGTCTTACCACCACACGGCCAGCCGCGCGGCGAGCAGTTGCCCGACGCCCGTGCCTCGGTCCGGGTAGACGGGCGACTCGTAGCTGTAGTTGAACATCAGACGCACGTAGTCGGACAGGTACCAATTGACGCCGCACGTAAACTGCGGCAGCTGCTGGCCCTGGGGGAACCCGTTCGATCCGAGCGGCGCGTTTCCGTCGACCGTGTCGAGCCAGGCGAAGCGCGTGGTGAGTTCCCAGGCGCCGGGCCCGCGCGAGCGGTCTTCGGTGTTTGATCCGCGTAAGAATGGGCGACGTACTTCGACGTTGCGGAAGGTCCCCATCTCTTTTGAATAGAGGCGATGCTCGCCCGTGAGGAACCAGCCGCCGGCCGCGTAACAGCCATGGTAGAAGACCGCGCCGGCGTCGGGCTGATCGATCCACGATCCATACCACTCGGCCTGCGCCCACCAGCCGTCGCGAACCGCCGCCGCTTGCAGATTGACCAATTGCTGATAGTTGGCTGGGATCTTGATTTGCCTTGAGAAGGCCCCCGCCGGCGGATTATCCACATCGAGCAGCAACGATTGCTGTCGCTGCGCGACGTCGATCTCGCCATGCTCGGGCAGCCGCTCGGAAAGTGCCAATCCGAAGTGCAGCAGCCGGCGCCCGGAATCTTCGACGACGGGGGCATAGGTCAGCCGCTCGGTGAAATCGACCGTGCTGCCCGCGCCCGAGGCGAAGTCTCCGGGACCGTCACCGGCGTGCGCCGCCACGACGGCCCAGGTGCCGCGCTGTTCGAACATTGTGGCAAACCAGCCGAGTCCCCAGTTGCGCACCGGGTCGAACACGCCGGCGGGAGAGCGTTCGATGAATGGCAAGAAACGAGCGCTCGTATAGCCTTCGAGGTTAAAGGGTTCGCGGAAGTGGCCGCAGCGAAACTCGCCCTCCTCGCCCTGATTGCCCAGGCCGACGAACACGTCTTGCGGCACGACCTCGCCGGTGGCCACGTCGATCTCGGTGACGTAGCGGCCCCAATCGTCGAACTTGCCCTCGGCGCCGACGCGAGCCCGGCGCAACCCGGTGACGTCGCCGTAGTGGCCGACGATCGCCTCGCTCGCGG is part of the Pirellulales bacterium genome and encodes:
- a CDS encoding arylsulfatase, with amino-acid sequence MVNKHNAVVAANAQATGKKPNICIIWGDDIGLTNISAYSLGLMGYTTTNIDRIAREGMMFTDYYGEQSCTAGRASFLTGQHGLRTGLTKVGLPGATLGLRKEDPTIAELLKPLGYATGQFGKNHLGDRNEFLPTVHGFDEFYGNLYHLNAEEEPEHPDYPKDPAFREKYGPRGVLDCKATDQDDPTVDPRFGKVGKQVIKDTGPLTRKRMETIDDDVANRASEFISRQATAGKPFFVWVNFTHMHFRTHVKAESRGQSGPGMSEYVDAMIDHDKNVGTVLKALDDAGVADNTFVMYSTDNGPHMNTWPDGAMTPFRNEKNSNWEGAYRVPCIVRWPGKIKPGKVSNQIVGHHDWLPTLLAVAGDSDVVARLAKGAQVGEMQYKVHLDGFNLVPYLTGQQEKSPRESFLYCNDDQELTCLRYNNWKFVFMEQRAPGTLRVWAEPFTTLRVPKIFNIRLDPFERADITSNTYYDWMIDRAFMLVPAQDYVAKFLMTFREFPQRQKAASFNLDEVLDSLQKPQQH
- a CDS encoding formylglycine-generating enzyme family protein — encoded protein: MVWVPGGEFWMGSDDPSAWDDERPAHRVRVDGFWMDRYEITNAQFEKFVEATGYRTTAERAPNVEELLRQSPPGTPPPPPEVLVPGSLVFTPPDHPVPLDDYAQWWRWTPGASWRHPEGPGSTLEGRQQHPVVQVSWDDCQAYARWAEKQLPTEAQWECAARGGLSRQPYVWGDQPPNDLRCMANLWQGSFPDRNSEADGYPRTAPVGSFAANGYGLYDMAGNVWEWCNDWYDRELYPRRADALTVNPEGPAASNDPLHPYEQRRAQRGGSFLCNDSYCSRYRPSARHGCTPDTGMSHVGFRCVRLP
- a CDS encoding nuclear transport factor 2 family protein; this translates as MTRTLARSLSLLAVSLALACGIGSSLAVDSDDAAAVRKALAALVEAVNRHDAAAVAAGWSEDAVYVDPADGLQLNGRSEIQARYEAIFKEQPQLKLVATITELQLDGDSSARVRGTTETDDGSGNKTAGAFLAELERKEDRWLILAAEETDPDPLTDLAWLVGDWADEASATSTQSTFAWAADGRMLVRTYSLTTENGPQEGTQYIAWDARRDEIRTWVFTSIGTWAEGTWTPQEDHWAIHWTGTLADGRAASATQVLKPIDEDTFQVQWTDIDLDGELRPATELVTVRRVAPTANANEPAQPSQEGDSP